ATATTACAACATCACAAGGATCTTATTAAACAATAGGAAAGAGAAAGATATTGAGTTCAAACTCTGGGTTTTTTAGACAACAACATTGCTCTATTTATATCGAGAAAATGATACCAACATAATAAATAGAGGATATTTGATTCTAATAATAGTGATAtgatacaagaaaaaaaataaaaaagttccTAATAATACATAAAGGATTTGCgccttatttctataattacaACACTTCTCCTCAAGCTTGACCAAATAAGTATGTGCTTAACTTTTGCAAATATGATTGATCCTCGGTCCTCTTAGAAACTTAGTGCATACGCCAGTTGATCTTTCTTTGGACTTGACAAATCTAGTAATGTCTTTACACTCCAACTTTTGTCCTATGAAATGACAATCTACCTGAATATATTTGGTTCTCTCGTTATGAGAGACATGATTAGAGACAATGTGCAATGCTGTCTAGTTGTCACATATAAAGTACATTTGagaatttcttcaaatttaagcTTTATGAGGAGTTGCTTTAGCAATATGAGCTCAAAAGTAGTGACTAATGTTGGTGCCTTGTTTTCTACTCCCACACTTGAACTTGCCATAACATTttgtttcctaatttttttatatgaagttACCTCCAACAAGAATACACTGTCCCGAAATGGAGATGAAGCTTGTTTATTAAGACTATCAGGAAAAGACAGAAAATGTTCTGTAACTAACATGATTAACAATTCAAACTAGAGAAATGTTTTGAActtcaccatcttcttcaattTTGTCAACCCAAGATGTCCTAATTGTGCATGAATTATCATTGGAAAGACTGCAAATGCACATACCGATGGTGAAGAAAAGAGATAGTAAAGGCATGTGACTCACATGCAACACCAAACTATTCTACCTGATATCATACGGTTGGGTCAATCgagtcttttgttttttttttcttttatagataggcaaaagatatatcaaaagTAGAGCACTTGGGTGTTCTAACCCttatccaaaaaatatttacatagtTCCCCTCTCCTAGATATACTTATGGTTTCTCATGAGATCTTTATATTACAGACCAAAACAAACCTACTCAAATTCATTTTTGTACTTTCagcactttttctttttcaaagaccTATAATCCTGGAACCTCCTTACTCTCCAATTTGTCAAATAATTATGCAGACCATGCTCACATTTATTATCAATATATGTGTTGGAGATTTGCGACAGGCCTTTCGTTATGAGCCAAACTGGGTGTCCATAGCTGTCCCTGATGTTGAAAGAATTGCTTCACTCGTAGCTATACTAATAGAGCGATGCTGCTTCTCAAAAACCACATTAAGTATACCTCTTTCCTTGCACACACGTCATTACAGCCCAAAGCATGTTACGAAAGCAGCTTCCCTGCACCAACTGTTATTTAGGCATCTTCTCTGCACCAATGCAGCCCCATTGCATCTTTCCATGTTCTTAGTTTACATCAAGCCTTGGCACTGGCTAGTCATGGGCACACTGGAGCAAAAAGACAATATGTGTATATGTTACAAATCTACATGGAAAACAGACTGCGTCAGGCAATTTACAATAATGGATGGGAGGGGTTAGGTGATTCTAATGCTCgaagattttttttgtcaacCATAGGCAAAATTGATAAAGGGCAAATTGTCAatagcaaagaaaaagaaaagagaacgaTTACTGGATATATGATTAGTTGCACCGAAGTCAATGATCAAAAGGAAGAGATTGAGATGGACAAACAAATGAATTACAAGTGTGTCACCGAACACTCTTATTATTAGATCAAGAGTCTCACACCATTTGATAATGTTTTCATATGTTGCCGGAGTCATAGGAGCTAGATCAATTGGAGGTGTAGGAGTAATAGTGAGTCAATCGTAGATGCCTGGAAAATATTGTGTGGATGAATAAATGCTTcacaattgaaataaaagagGTTCTTACCAAAATTAGGAAAATTTAACTGGACATGTATTACAAAAATGCTTTATGGTAAAGAATATTTGGTTTGACGGTGCGAACAGGAGTGAAAAACAAATTGCAGAGATGAGATTATTGTGTGGGTAAAGGGAAATATAAGACAGGGTTACAAGTGTAAAAAGTGTGTTCAACATAAGATAGTTTGAGTAGAAGAGATAGAAGACCGGATGATACTATAGAGGAAACTAGTAAAAGGAACGGAGTGATTAGTTTACTGGCATCCCCTGAGGTCAGTACCTACCGTACCTACATCCCTACATTTTGAGAAATTACCCAATATCACTTACATTATGTAGTATGTACTCTCCTTATTGCTGTACCTTCTGATTTTTGAgcaattaaacataataaaggaCGTAGTGTACCTTTCcaaacaaaaaagttatttagGCATAACAAATTCAAAGTGAGGCATATATTGCCAGTGCTTCTtctttcaaatgaaattcaatatGACTACGTTGTAAAACTGGAGCATCTTTTACGTAGTGTTTGGTTGGAGGAAAATATAGGAGAGGGGAGGTATTTGTTGAATCTGTTTTGTTTAATGAACCAGAGAGTCCAATAGTGAAGGCTGTGAAttgtttaatgaaatattttttttactatgcaTGAAGTTCTGCTGAACTTTAATATAATCTCTGGTATTTGGCTCCTGGATTCTCCTTTTTCTcctgtttttattaaatttatcttaaatgCGTACGTTTCTTGCATTTTTGGCGGGGATTTAATCAGCTCATGAATTTCCTTGTTTGACCAAAACATTACATTGTTCCATACTTCTAATACCAGTTGTTTATTCAGGCTTTTGTTCTCCACATCCAGTTGAGGACATTTATTTTCAAAGGAGCATTGCTAGAGAAGCCATTGTTGAACATGATTTCCAGTTCTACCAATGATTCTGGAGTAATTCgttctttaaatatttcatcTGCTAGCTTTGGGTCCAATGTTTCGTTGGGTAGGCACCTGTATATAAACTTGGTTCTGCCTCcggcatttttttttcttctgtaaaTTCTAACCATATGTAACTGTTGCAGAGTACGGACTACCTTGtggaatttcattttcaaattctgaaATTAGGGATATATATGTGATTCCAGTAGCAAGTGGAACAGTTGGAAAATTGCTTCTAGCAGAGAAGCACCCATTCCGCAGTCGACATGGTGTTGTGATTGCAATTGCTCCGTTGGCAGGGCTATGTGTATGTCTACATTTCTGTGGCCTTCTGAGCTTTTATAGTCTTTGATGATGTTAGTCTAATTACATAAGTAGAATAATCATGTGAAGATACTTTCTGTTGtctctttttttaaattggtcTTCAAAACTACCTCTCTTTTCGCGGAGATATACAGGTAGAGTGCTGTCAAGCATTACGGGTTTCTGCTGGCATTTTAGGGTTGTTTTCCTcccttttttgttttgtttgagaGTGGACGCATGgctttatatagttttatggTAAACACTCCAATTTTTCCATGtcaggttttcttttttaaaattcaaaagacaatAACAGAGAAATCCATAaatttttaggttttagggGGAGGGGTTTGATAATCTTTTATCAACTCATCAAGTTTTCATTTCTTCGTTGTGTTTCACTGACCCCTTTTACCTGGTTGATGCAGCCTAAGATAGATGAGCAGCACTCCTCATGGTTGCATCTTCGAATCAGAGAGTTTGACCCACAGTTTTATTCAATCAAAGGTAGAGGAAACCAACTGAGCATGCCTGATCATTATTCGGCAGATGGGAGATGGACCCTTGGTTTCCCAAATGCAAGAGCTTGTGAGGAAGCTCAATTAGCGATTTTGAATGAAATGGGCAAGCAGAGATCAGCCGTGGAGTATATGCTTGCTCCATTGCTTGAGGATGATTCTGGATTAGCTCAAAACTGAGGTAGTTAAGTTGTAAGAATCAGTTTTCATGGTTAGTTTATATACTTCCctcttttaattataacttgtttGGAAGAGATAATTTAAGaaagtaataatttaatttttttttagataaaataagtTGTTTGGAATCAGAAATTAtgagaaattttatattttaaatttttaataaagtatttattttaaataactaaaacaataaaatttgaaatttcacttaaaaattaaaaaaaaaatgaaattcaattaGTCACCCCTTCTTTATATGCacacaaacatttttaaaaaaatagtatgctGATGTATACAATGATCCAAACAATACtcctaacaaaaattaaaaactaacttaaaaaaaaaataggaaacatAATGAAACTAAACctctaacaatatatatatatatgatgtaactatggatgacaaaaaaatctacGGATACGAGTATTTGCAGATAAAATTTATAGTAGGTAGTTATTActcgcggatatttactacccacTAATAATGGATAGTGGGTATTTTAATACACGTTTCTAAATGGGTCGGGTATGAGTAGTATACTATCCGACCACGTGTACCCGGTACccgaaaaaataataaaaaaattaattcatatattttcttaattaaatttaattaaaaattaaattaaatcatattttattaggttatattttattaaaattaaattttaatttatatttaatttaatttatattatatatatatatatatatatattgtaattttatttaaattttattttaaagtgtaTAAAGGTATCCgttggttttaaaatattcatgagtattttttaaatggatatCTTGCAAGTAGAGGATAGAATTTTATCTGACAGGTTGGATTGCGGATAGATACTATATGTGTCTGATCCGATCCATTGTCATCCCTAAATGTAATTATGTGTCCCAATTAAATCCAATACTTTATAATTAGCTATaagtaatgataataattaaaatatatatatggaaaataaTTCCACGAAAACTTTTGTTAAAGACTTTACTCGAGTTAGAGTAcacagataaaaaataataaattagaaacaaTAAAAACTTTATGGAAAGAGACATTTATTGtcttaaaaaaagttgatgGCAAATGGAGAGCATAAGAAATGATCTTTTCTTGGGTTTGACTCCAAATGGTTTTGGGGCTTGGGTCCTTGGTTTATCTAGTGGCAGTGGAGATATTAATGGCCTGAGTGACACTAATTAGCTGATTGATAGTCACTCCGACAATACAAATGTGCAAgggtaaaaattgaaaataaacaaGTAGAGTAATAGGTGAAAAattcttacataaaaaaaaatagaacaatttaAGGTTGTTAATCCATTTTTACGTAAAagatttgtgaagaaaaatctaagatacacttttttttttatgaacaacAAAGAATGTATTAATGGAGAACACATTATAACTACAATATAAGAAACACTCTAGACTATATGGTCTTATAGAGTGAATTTACTCTATATAGTATAAAGTGTATTgtgttttttcttctcttatattCTGAATAAGCATTAGGATCAGAAAATTCAGTAAAACCCACAGACGGTCTGATAAGATTACATGATtttaatggtaaaaaaaatatttttgagtaataaaaataaattatattaattgtctAACATGTGTAGCTATACAGCTGAACGCCATCAAAATGAAATAACTCTTATTCAAGAATTGACCACTATTGAACCTCGTCTAACATCTCTTAAGATATCGTCTAATAAACTATTTATGATCTTTGATAAAAGTATTATAGTCATAATGACAAATGGATTAAGAACCAAGTAAAATTACtcttaatgaatattttatctttaaatttaaatcaaccAACGTCTCTAAAGGTTAACTATACttgattaataattatatataatattttaatataaggtctaaaacaaaataatatttaatcatCTAGGACAATGTGTTAGAAGGGTTAAACGCTACTCTTTAAAATACCCAAACGATCAAGAGCGTTTGATAACTAAGAGAGTCTAACATATGCATAATAAGCGCTAAACGATATAGAGTTCATAATAAAGTGTCTAATCGCGAAAGCGtatgataaaataaagttaGACCGCTTAAGATACAATTTTGTTAAACATTATATcctaaacaaattaaaagttacTCAAAATAGACAAGCACTAAACACTTAGGTCGTCTAACGCTTTTATGTATGTACGTACAAATACTCTTTGGTATGTTGTGTTgtgctttcttttttttgtgCAGATTATAAACTTTATCAAAAAGCCTGTTCAGAATCAGAAAGATGTTAAAATATTCAAGAAATGTtttttacatgctttatgtCTGCTCTTTTCGTACAATCATCACAGTTGCTTTATTAGGACGCAACATAGATTCTGACTCTACCTTAAAGGCTACATTACTAAAAGAAAGTCAAGCTCTAAGTAACAGATATTTTTCGGAGAATTCTATATAAAGGAGTTTGcatgaagagaagagaagaatttTTGTTATAATGAATATTGCTATGCTCTTTGATCTCTTTCTAAAGCTCTTAAGACCTTTCTTGAAAAGATCTTTTCACAAGTTTTCATAAGTTCTTTGTATTGATTTTATATTCTCTCTAAAAGAGTTATCTTTTGTCTTATAAGTttcaaaaacacatttgttgTGTTAGATTCAGAAGTCAATTCAAACATTTGTAAAGTTTAACTCATTGGAGTTAAACGTTCTAGACAATTGGTCTAATATTAATACTACGTGTGGTGAAACTCGTCTACCCACTCTAGTTTGTTTGTTTGCAAACCAGGAGTGgtaaaactcatttttagtgaAACCTTAAATGGTTTTTAAGAGAGAATTGGACATAGATCAGTTTGAgtaaaccagtataaaattaaagagtatttttcttcctttttgttcAAACAAGTTTTCCATTCAACATTTTTGTTAAACCAAAGTGTTTAACTATTATTGTAGACCGTTTAATCTCTCCAAAGTAATATTAAACACTATTTGctaaaatcttttaaaacacTACTCAAACTCTTGTTCACTTTCTAATGTTATCTTATATTTCATATGTAACTATACTtgattaaacttaaatatttatatttgtacaatttatttaaaaagtttccTTTAGTCGAGTTATTCATAAACATGggaaaaaaatatcatcaaatacTTCTAAAACAAGTGTTCTCTATTATCATCAAGATCTCTACGTGAAGACAATACAAATTAAAGTGTACCATATAAGAAGCAATGGTCAATATTTTGGAGTTACAAAAAGAGAATGAATTAAGAGTGTAAATACGACtaacaatacatattttatcttttaaacatTATGGTCTTTTGGGTTGAGAGAAAACATGTGTGATTCTTcttattttgaaactctctcaAATGAGTTTAAACTATGCTCTTTGTGAGAgtgtcttttttctttattttcttttaagttcttAATCTTAGAAGAATATTGAGAAGTGGTAACCTGGAGAGACTTATGTATGTAACGGAGAAATTTACATACTCAATTTAACCTATATTTAATTAGTGAAACCTCATTGAATATTTAAGGAGCAACTAGACTTAACACATGAGTTTGAATATACCAATATAAATTTGTGCTAGTTCTTCTAACTTGACATCTACTATAATCATGGGCAGAAAATGTCTACAACATTATTTTAGAGCCAATTTGTTCTATCAATAATAAGACTTTTAGGTTATCATTTCCTTGATATTGTGTTTTGCTTGTTACACTTTTCCCTAATTCCAATTTAgtctattaatttatattaaagtgGTATACTTTAAGCAAAACTTAacataagtaataaatttttaacataactcAATCTTTTGACtcatttatacaaaatttatatttacttacattttataaattaatttggatATATTTCTAGTCAatctcttatatattataaattaatttaattatatttctgattaatataaaatcttcaatatATCACcattaatatgaaaatgttattttaatataagacAAATTGacagagtaaaaaaaaaaaaaaaaacttacgaCACTATTCTAGACATTACACAATATAATGTCTCTAAAGCTTAAAATATTACCTCTCTGTTAAACATTTTCCTTCACATTATAACACCTcgctttaattttatttttttttattttgagctttaattttattactcaTGTTGTTATTATGGATTTGTTGATCTTATTGTTGTACTTTGTTTTTCTAAGatgaaaattaactaaaataaaaatgtttttcttacaATAACATTTAACAATAGTAATGAAATGGACTAATGTAAAAAGTGACCCTTTTACATGAATTTTATACGGTCAATGCAAAAAGTATTTACTTTGTCTATCTTCTCAAAATAATCTAAGAAAGATAGTTGGATATGGTTGGTAATAATGTACATATCTagttacataataatattaaaggcATGCAATTTGTTTTGATCCCTAGCCCTAGGAAATGCCTAAGAACACAAAGACATGATGaataaagagaattaaaagAAGCCTAAActacaaaagagaaagaaaaaagattagctatttttgaaattcttcttCTCACAATTCCTGAAAGTTGAATACAATCTTTCTGTCTACAGATTCAAGAAGCCCAATTTCATCCACCGATCGATCTTCAACCTCGTTCTCGTCATCAATGGAAATATTCAAATCCAAAGAAACACAAGGGCTTGTATCCTCCAAAGTGCCAATGtcaccattcttttcttccTCAGACATCGACTTTTGTTTGAACGAAGGAGAACAAGTTCTTGATCTTGAACTGAAACTTTCACAGCTAAGAATGATGATTGCGTCACAAAGTGCAATCTCTTCACCGTTTGAATCCGTAACTCTCCCTCTCTCCATAGCCCTTTTGAAACCAAGTTGAGAACAATAATCCGCTTGCTCTATATCTTCAACAAGAAACACTCTATGAGGGTTGTTCATCATTGCTTCTGCGAACCTCGCTATGTAACTGCAACTTGTTTCTTCTCTTGATCTCTTGTTCCTGCTATAATCCTCTGTTGAATCTGCTCTTGTCGACGCGAAACTGCTCAATGCTATGGAAACGACGTGGTCGTGGGACCCAAAAACAAGCCGAGCCAATTCTCTTGTTATTTTCTCTTTACCTTCCACATCAACACCTTGGAAAACCAACCACGTTTCTTCTTTCACTTCTTTACTGTTTctaacttttccttttcttctcaccATGCCAGAACGACACTGCAAAATGGTGCTCGCAATTTCCGGTATTATATCCTTCTGCCACGACACCTTTTTCTCCAAAGCATTGCACAGTGTTTTCAAGTTCTCCGAGTTTAACTCTTTGAACCTGCTAACATGCTCCACTTCCATGACGTCACTGGAAGAAGCGGAGTTAGGGTTGGGAGATGAGAACGGTTGCTTTGTGGTGTCCTTGCTCTCTGGAATGTACACTCGCAAAGCTGGTTCATTGGGGTTGTTGCATCCATTGTTTGAGATCCAGAAATGGTGGTTGTTCAATGAGTCTTTGGGTGAAGCCACTTGCCACTCATGATGGGTTTGGTGCAAATTAGAATGTTGTTGTTCGTATGAGAAACCTGAGGTTGAGGAAGAGGGTGATACTGAGGATAGTGTGAGTGTTTTGTCTGAAGGATAAGGTTGCTTTTGGATTGAACTGCACATAGAGTTCCACTTTTTGCAAAGCTCTCCCACTGGGACACAATTCTGTTGGAATATACggaaaaaagttaattttcatCTTATACGATTATACTGCTGTAACTAATATTACACACTGCATacaaatacaaaagtaaaacaTGATGAGTGTGTTTAATGAAATATGTGGTTTTCTATTGGacaactgaaaaaaaataaaccagaAAATGCAAAGAGAGTTGGAATAGTGGTTGGAAAAGTTTGAGCGTTTTGGGACAGTTATTGTTTGAGTGAGAAGCTGACAATGAGTCAGGAGacaatgaaaagagaaaaaagaaagagagagaaattcTTGGTAATAACAGTATCAAAATCCTTAAATATTTTAGGATACCTAAGAATTTCTCTAATTTTAATGCAAATGatatcttaatataatatagtaatagGAGTGgaatcctatatatatatatatatatgtgtgtgtgtgttccTTTGAAGGTGTGTTTGATTAGGATAATGAAGACCTGATCATTGTAGGTGATTCCTTTATTCTCATTTTTGTACTGTTGGAGCCATGCAGGGAGGGTTGAAGTTGAGGAGTCACTATTACAAGTACTGCTTTGCAAGCTTCGAATTTCGGTTTCATTCTTGGTGGAAGGTTCCGCGAAGCAAGGTTGTTGTTTGTGATCATCCTCCACTCCTTCGAATAAGAGCCAGCTACTTCTGTTGTCAGCTTTCTTGTTTATGGCCTCATTTTCTACACCACTGTGGAAAAAGAGATAACATTATCAGTTACTGCCTTCATTTATTTTCGGTCATATTCCACTTTCAAAGTTATGCAGACaccaaaaaaatggaaaaaagggTCTAAAAGATAACcttattatcaatattaatccaaggaaaacaaataaaaataaacaaaaagaagaaaaatatatttccttAGTTGGTTCTAATCAACTAAAGGTAAGTCACACTGTAACGACTGACGTCTTACTCGTTTCAGTGCATACACTTTTAACCAAAGTTTTTTGCCATTAGGTTTTTCTTCTTATACACAGTAGCCACTTGAGAAAAGAAGTGAGAAAGAAGGAAATATtcatacagaaaaaaaaaaaaaagttttcccAATTTTGTTCACTGTGCATTTCTTCCACTCCCACTTTTCTTTTCCagttttaatctttaaaaagcAAAAGCTAATTccattttttcccttttccgATGCCTGTTTTCAGCTAATAAACTATTcatccaaagaaaaagaaaaaaacaatttgagAAATGGGATAGAGAAGATTGAACAACTGAATCAAAGCCAACCAACAATTAAAAACATGTTTGGAAACCGTTGAGTAGGATGAAATCCTATCTGAAACATGAAAATCTCAACTATTAACTTACGagaaaatgtatatattatatatgtgtatatatatatatataatatctgtaACGTATAATCAAAGGCCTTGTAATTATATGGAACTTTACCAAAACTGATTTACCTGTCAGTGATGAGACTCAAACGCAAGCTTCCAGCAGGGATAGTAATGGGATGAAGATCCCAAAGAGTCTCCAACGATGGTTGGCCATTTTTGCATCTCATGTAAGCTTGAAAAGTGGCTACACCCATCAAGCGAAACCTTCCACCATTATTCTCTTCAAACCCACTCACAAGCTTCCCAATCTCCATCACCATGTGATCCACTGGACAATAACATGCTCTCCCTTGTGATCCACAAGCTCTATAATCAAACACCCATTTGAGATCTCCCAAATACAAAACATACCCTTTGCCATGTTCACTTCCCTTCACAAGACTCCTGAGTTCTTCAACCTTTTGCTCAACTTCCACTCTCGAAACATTcccaaaagaagaaagagaaagagggatAAACTTGACACCTCTAAGACACTCACCAGCATCCCCTTTATCAACCTTTTCCATCACTCCTCTAACTACACTCTCCAGACTTGTAACACACTCTCCTACTATCACAAAACTTGTTTTTCTCTGACTCCCCAAATTGTCAATAACACTAGCAACATCCTCACCCCTAATGGGATCCAACACCAACCCTTTCTCTCCACTGCTGCTGTTTTCCTTTGCCTTagtattactattactattactattactGTTATTGCCACTACCATTGTTCTGAGAGCATATTTCCAAAGAAACCGCTTGTTCAACGTTGCTTTTCACCTGAGTGCTAGAGAACCCAGCCTCCCTCATGACTCGGCTAACGCTAGGGTCATCCAAGATCGAAATAATTAGTTGCTCGAGTTCTATTTTCACTGCCAGAAGAGGCTGTTGTTGATTCTCAATGGATCCACGTCGTTGGTGTGCCTGAGCGCGTTTGAACGCGGCAACCAAAGCGTTCGAGATAGAGGGGCACGCGTGAGAGTGGTGGTGGTGAGAGCCTTGCAACATGGGACTGGAAGAGGTTGAAGCCGGTAACCGATTGAGCGCAACGTTGAAGCAAAGCTCCAAGGCCTTGCACTGAAGAGGGTGAGAGTGGGATTGGAGACACGCGGTTCTTAGAATCCCGTTGGTGATCGAGAGCATCGTGTTGGCAACGTGGAGTGGCGTCACTTGGGCGTGCCCACGACGCTTCGCCAGTGTCACCGCTTGCTTAACTATGCCTGCAGCTTCCGGGGTTAGACCCTGTTGCACAGCACAGCTTCCTGTTCTCATCTCTGAGGATGATGTAACAGCACTGAAAGCAAGGTGAAAATTTTCAGTGGTGGTTGGAGTTTCGTCGCAATCTTGGATGTTGTTGCAGACAATGGTTTGGAGTAGTGAGAAAAGATTGACGTTGTGACTAGAATAGAGTGTCTGAAAACGTTGATATTGAGGTTGATGAAGTTGGCATCTTGGGTAAGAGGGTGGTGGTGTTAATTTGTAGGGTAGGGTGGGGAAGTAAGGTGTTGTTTTGGAGATATATGATGTGTAGAGCTAGGTAACGTGATGATAATATAACTGGTTTGATGCATATGAGATATTAAGCATAAAATAGTGAGAAACTTTTGGGGAAAAAGAGGGAGTGTATGGTACGTAATTCCATCACCTTTACATTAACAAGGCTGTCATGTCAAAATTAGAGCAACTTTTTCCACCCCGTTGTAGCCTTTAAAGCTGCCCATTCTGCCCAATACTATTAACTAATCTTTTTTGTGGAGGGTGGGTTGGTCTAAAAGACAAAGAGAGAGAGGGATGAGAAAACGAGAAAgggagaaggaagaagaggaagagaaagagaaagagaaagagggtATGGAATTTATGGAGGAAGGAGTGTGCTTTTCTTGTGGGTGAGGTAAATTTGTGGCAGATACTATTAACTAATCTTTTTTGTGGAGGGTGGGTTGGTCTAAAAGACAAAGAGAGAGAGGGATGAGAAAACGAGAAAgggagaaggaagaagaggaagagaaagagaaagagaaagagggtATGGAATTTATGGAGGAAGGAGTGTGCTTTTCTTGTGGGTGAGGTAAATTTGTGGCAGATACTATTAACTAATCTTTTTTTTCctcattctctctctttctttctttccttgttCATAGTTTCGTTTTCCCTCTCTTCCCTTGGATATTGCTTTCAGCCACATGGCCACGTAGAGGTCGAAGATGCTCATTTGAAGCTCAAAAGCATAAAATGAGCGTCCCTTTTGAGTAGATAATGccatattttacttttaatattgcTTTATGATAGAGCGCTTTACTTTAAGCAAAAGATGGAGGGTATATTAAAATTGGAGCTCtaataaaatgtgtttgaagGAGAGATGAATCGAGAGAGGCGTTTGATggtgaaagaag
This genomic interval from Vigna radiata var. radiata cultivar VC1973A chromosome 8, Vradiata_ver6, whole genome shotgun sequence contains the following:
- the LOC106772844 gene encoding protein SMAX1-LIKE 3, whose translation is MRTGSCAVQQGLTPEAAGIVKQAVTLAKRRGHAQVTPLHVANTMLSITNGILRTACLQSHSHPLQCKALELCFNVALNRLPASTSSSPMLQGSHHHHSHACPSISNALVAAFKRAQAHQRRGSIENQQQPLLAVKIELEQLIISILDDPSVSRVMREAGFSSTQVKSNVEQAVSLEICSQNNGSGNNSNSNSNSNTKAKENSSSGEKGLVLDPIRGEDVASVIDNLGSQRKTSFVIVGECVTSLESVVRGVMEKVDKGDAGECLRGVKFIPLSLSSFGNVSRVEVEQKVEELRSLVKGSEHGKGYVLYLGDLKWVFDYRACGSQGRACYCPVDHMVMEIGKLVSGFEENNGGRFRLMGVATFQAYMRCKNGQPSLETLWDLHPITIPAGSLRLSLITDSGVENEAINKKADNRSSWLLFEGVEDDHKQQPCFAEPSTKNETEIRSLQSSTCNSDSSTSTLPAWLQQYKNENKGITYNDQNCVPVGELCKKWNSMCSSIQKQPYPSDKTLTLSSVSPSSSTSGFSYEQQHSNLHQTHHEWQVASPKDSLNNHHFWISNNGCNNPNEPALRVYIPESKDTTKQPFSSPNPNSASSSDVMEVEHVSRFKELNSENLKTLCNALEKKVSWQKDIIPEIASTILQCRSGMVRRKGKVRNSKEVKEETWLVFQGVDVEGKEKITRELARLVFGSHDHVVSIALSSFASTRADSTEDYSRNKRSREETSCSYIARFAEAMMNNPHRVFLVEDIEQADYCSQLGFKRAMERGRVTDSNGEEIALCDAIIILSCESFSSRSRTCSPSFKQKSMSEEEKNGDIGTLEDTSPCVSLDLNISIDDENEVEDRSVDEIGLLESVDRKIVFNFQEL